The sequence TGGATGTGTTGTACCCATGCAGTTAGTTATTTCTGAGTTGACAGTTTTGGTCTCTGTGATTAGGCCATCTGTGTTTGGTGCAAATTGTTGTCTATCACAGTTAGggtccttgggagactgaggttgcagtgagccgaggttgcgccattgcactccagcctgggcaacaaaagcgagactctgtctcaaaaaaaaaaaagttaccgtCCTACCTTCCCATAGAGGCTGGGATATAGAGCACTATCTTccttgatgattacatttcaaagggatggcTCTCTGGACTTTAAGGAAGATATTATTGGGTTATAAAACTGGCAAGcagcttttaaaatgatttacatctcaaagagggagagaaagaagttatgattacaagttttctaaagtaagtaATCTAAGAAAAGGGAGGTCAAGGGGCCTAGACTCAGGAAGCAACCTTTTTAGTTTAGTTAAGCTGGGGGAATGTTAAGGCCCTCTTGGTCAGTATTTTAacagtgttttttaaattcaaaaaattcTAGTAGGAAACTTTTTTTAGTCTGGcttaattttatatctttattgaAAAATTAACTGCTTCTTTGTGATACtgattaaaataagaatattattcATTTTACACCAGTGTCTAGAACTGCATGTAAGGCAATATTTCTAAAGATAGATTTCTTTGGTCCCGTATCCttgatattttattatctaaCATTTAATATCTACTGGTGATATTTTCTTactgtgctgttttttttttttagggtttttccACTTAATGGTAAAACTTAAAGCAAAATGAATAATTTCTGGGTTTTACAGGGCTCAGTATACACTACACGTATGAAAAGAAGTATGAGGACAAATAAGAGAAACTTAGCTGAAAGTGAAAGTGTGATGATTTTTTAGTGGTTCTTGATTAGGTGGGTCTCAGGTGTCTTAGATCTAAGCAGTTGTCAAGAGAACTTCAAAAGAATCGACCACAATAGCAGTTGCACCGAAGAGCCCTAGATTTGTGCTGCCCAGTgtggtagccattagccacatgtgacttATTGAATCCTTGAAGCACGGCTAATCTGTACTGAGATGCGTTGTGTCAAATATACACTggcttttgaagacttagtatgaaaaaaagaatatgaaatatataaaatatcttaataatttttatgttgatttcatGTTGACATGATAATTGTGGCTATATTGGggtatataaaatttattaaatttaatttcactgtttctttttactttttatgtggcTACTGGAAAATTTATCATTGCATATGTGACTTGCATATGTGGCTCTTGTTAtattctattggacagcactggcTTTAGATCTTTTTTGATAAGTAATATCAAGAGATATCAAGATATCACTATGTTAGAGTACAGAGGTTAGAGCTTTAAAATTGACAATTTAGTGAAGGACAAGAATTTTCCATATAACTATGTCCCTGGCATAAATTGTATAGAGATTTGTCTATGTGTACTATGTTCATTCTCACTCCCTAATACTTTGCCCCTCATTCTGGCCATGCAGAATAGCTTGTCAGAATTGGGGTCCTCTTGGTAATGTCAGCATACTTGTTGCTTGCTCTTAACTGGATTGCTTCCGAAATGTTTCTTGAAAATGAAACTGCTTCAACAATAAGCTTCTTAATTATGTCATGGGCTCACCATGAGGGTATACAAACAGATCCTCAGCAGTAGCTAATTTTCCTTTAATTGTATCTCATTCTTATGTTGGAATATCCTATTTCTTATTCATGAAAAGCTCTAACACATGTTAATCCATTACAGGTGGAGTAACTAATACGGCACAATATCAGAACAGGCTAATGGTGTATGAACCTAACCAGGTAAGAATCATATAAGAACACCTCAttatcttaattaaaataaattttaaaagattccaGAATAATTAGTAATTGGAATGCCAAGTctacacacacagatatgcatCTTAAGCTTATATAGAGAAAAGGAAGCATCTGAATAAACTGCtttttggttcctttttttttgttttgttactcaAAACATTTCAGCTGCTCTAGTTTTGTGCTATACACAATACATCACCTTTTCAGAGTTCTGCATAATATAGAAATGATTTGAATTGTCCTGTTGCAACATCCTTCTGGAAGGGGCTGCCATTCTAGGAGGGGATCATGCTTATGGTTTATTCTAAAAAACAAGTATTAACTTAATATAGCCCAAATGACCTAAAACAGTATCTAGGACAAGTCTAAAGTAGAAGTATATGAAGAGTTTGAGAGATGGGAAGTATCTGAAGAGTTTTCATCTAACAGCTGGGGGTTGAATATGCATTTGGATGGTGCCTGTACCTTCTTTTGTCTATATTTCATGTACACCCAATTACTACTTTCCcccagaagaaatatttttattctcttttccatATACCAAAATATGTATGAACCTTGGCAATTGTCTGCTGAATTTTGCCATTTCTATGATTTTggtaatgtaaatatttttgattaTGACGGTATTCCAAAATGATTTGTAGGCTTAATATTCATCAGCTGAAGGTAATGGGATATGACACAACAGATTGGCTTTGGCAGTCTGGGTTGGGACTGGCCACCAAATCTATGTCCATAGTAGACTCAGTGTATttggtatctttttattttagcaattaCTTGATTCTGTATTTAATGAAGGCATTTCTCTCTTTGCAAAGTGTGTTTCCTGATGTCATTAGAAGCTGTAGATTTCAGAGACCAAATGTCCATGGGTCAGCTGCCTCAAGAGGGATCATTAATTGCGTTGCTTGAGTTTGGTGCACACGTGGTTAAAGAGGAAGAAGGTGTTAACATTTCTCAAATGAGTTCTGTTTCATGTTTGTACACAcatgctcttttaaaaaattctgctgGCATATTGTTTACGGTGGGTACTGGCAAACATCACATCTGCTTGCATCTTGCTCAGAATCTCAATAACTCTATCATTCAGCCCTGGTGCTTATTTCTCTTCTAGGCCTTTGTGGAGAGTCGATAATGCCTGCCATCTGCCACAGAGCACATTGCTACCTGCCAACAGGCAGGCTGGGGTGACCTCTGCTTCCCCACCACTGATTAGTATTCACACGCTAGCTTATTAGGAATGACCCCACCAGGCCtctctgtttctttgcctttGCAGTGGTTGGCGGCTCACCTGGCAGGCACTGCAGTGAAGGAAGCTAAAGATATAATCAGGGGATGCAGGCAGGCTTTGCAAACCAGATGGCATCCATAGTCTAGTGGCAGGGGACTGGACTGCTAATGCAAACATTGATTCCTAATACTGTAATGGGTTGTTTCATAGAAAACACCTAAGAAAAGCATCCTCAGAGTTTTGAGTTAAATACATTCATGTGTAATGTATTATAGATATTAGCAAAATAGCTGAAAGGCAGGCTTGACTATTTTATTAAAGAAGACATTTGATTGGAAGGAAATTCTTATTATATGTTCGAATGAGGGAACACATAAATGCAAGCTTTTCAAGCCGTACAAATCACTTCTTTTCTTGAGTGTATCTTTAAAAGAGCTAGTCTATATGCCTATTAGTGAGTGGACCaatttttatacaaaatgtttattgttgttgtGTCTTGCTTCTTCCCTTACAGTTTTGTGAAATGGTGAAATTCTATGTATTCAAAACATCGTATGACTTTTTTTCTGGCCGAAATCCAATTTTTTCTTGGCAAAAAGGAATCTGGGTTCTTCCTATATGCTTAGTGTTTATGTAGAAAGAAAACTGTTAGGGTTATTTACCTGTCCATTACTTTCTTTACTTATCTGTCCATTACTTAGTTGAGATTTAAAATTAAAGTCATATTTGgtcttcatttaattttacaatgAGAACCTTATTTTAAGAAAGGTTGGGCATACTCTTCCCATTACTGAGGGTGAACAAGAACCAAATATTGAAGGTTTCACTATTCCCTAAAGTTATCATATAAAAAAGTCTTCcagcagggtgcagtggttcacacctataatcccagcactttgggaggccgaggtgggtggatcacctgaggtcagaagtttgtgaccagcctggccaacatggtgaaaccccgtctttactaaaaatacaaaaatcagccaggtgtggtggcacgtgcctgtaatcccagctacttggggggatgaggcagaagaatcgacttgaacctgggaggcggaggttgcagtgagccgagatcatgtcactgcactccagcctgggcaacagagcaagactctgtctcaaatacaatacaaaacaaaacaaaacaaaacaaaacaaaacttagtcttccaccaaaacaaataaatgtgtgCCTAGAAATAACCTTTCCCAATTTGGCAAAAGATGTGACTGTTAATGTATTAAAGGAGGCTGATAAAAGGAAGTGTGGGTGGTTTGTTGCTGAACCAAATCTTAGCTCTTCCACTGATCTCAGGAGGTTAATTTTGGAAAGAACAGCAAAGCCATTACCCTAGCTTATCTAGTGGCCTGAGGTACCCAATGATTATCATCACatcattttgaaaaaatgaatatgtattgaacatttttcatgtacatttttctaagtgctttatgtgtattagctcatttaatctgcACAATAGGCTTATCAGATaggcattattatccccattttacagatgagaaaactggcacAGAGATATTAAGTAaattgctcaagatcacacacaAGTTATAAACCCAGGTAGTCTGGATCCAGAAACTGTTTTCTTAATCATTGCACCACTGTATACAGTATACCTAGCCATTTGCTTTCACTCTTAATGAATTTGCATGAGTAAATTCTCTGAATTGGGTGAGATAAACATCATGAAAATGTCAATGTTCCCCTGATATAATTCAAAATGCGCTATAAAATGCAACACAAACTAGAGAAGATGCCATGTGTAAATCTCAAAAAACAATTAGAATATGTGGCTCTTTTGTACTTGTTCTCATGTAAGAAGCCCATACCTTTCAGCATATATAAACAACATTCAAACAGAATGTTGATCTATTGATTGATAAACATTAGGGTTCCCACTACTTATGAGGCACTCATTGCTGTTTTCTGACATGGAGGTCTCCTACTAACAGAATacacttaaatttcttttttcagaataAATGGATAAGCCGCAGCCCCATGCTGCAGAGAAGGGTCTACCATTCCATGGCTGCTGTACAAAGGAAGCTTTATGTTCTTGGAGGCAATGACCTAGACTACAATAATGACCGGATCCTTGTGCGCCATATAGATTCTTACAACATAGACACTGACCAGTGGACACGTTGCAATTTCAACCTGTTGACTGGCAAGTATCTTTGATTAAGTAAATCAGGAAAAGTAGATTCAAGAAGTCACCAAACTTGTTTCATAGACATCTTTAGGGCATCACTAAATATTAAGTGCATAGTTGTAGAAGAACCTGCATTTATTAACCAGAAAGGTGTGTATCATTTATGTTCTAACAGAACTACTCATTTAGGTAGCTGAGCATCTAGTTTCTCAGGGCCTATATTACTACCATTATGCATATCCTCATATGGCTGAGGGGCATGTCAAGTCCATTATCATCCATCAGTATTAAGATGGAACTCTGATACAAGTAGGAGGAACCAGACACTGAAAGATTTAATAACTCTTTACAGAAGGAATTTATTGTTTAGTTCTAACTGCTTTTAGTCTTATTTCTTGTGAGTTCAGGAGTTTAGGAGCATGGTCTTCATTATTTGTCACTGTCAAATATTGTTTCTGGGAGTGTTCTCCTAGAAATGAAACCCTTAAGTGGTTCTGTGCACAGGAGTTTAGCTGCATTTCTGGCCACAAATACCCATCCAAGCATTTACCACAGGGCAACATTAGGTATGGACCGTCCTCATCCCAAAAAAGGATGAAAGTAACACGGTGAACAACTTACCCCTCATGTTTCTTTATGGAGTTAATAACTTTTTCCCCCTTGTCAGCTTGCATTGTTAACATCTACAAGTGATCAGATCCCTTCCAGGTCTGCTCAAATAATAGGAAAAATCACAAACTGAAAACGGTAGGTTGGGTTAAGACATTTTAATATGCTGAGTGGGCACTCAATCCCTTGCAGCTGCTGCTGGGGGAGGCAATGCTGGGAATCTAACCAGAGGTTTGGATGCTTGTATTGAGCTCCTGTTTTTGAAAAACGATTTTTGAGGCCCACTGGACAAGGACTTAGAAACTCTCTAAGTTTTAGCGGTACCTTAGGCCCTCGATTCTGGATCTGTGATTCTGCCTGCTGTAAGATCCAGCTTATTTATGACCCCAGTCAATCCTGTGTCAGCCCATCAATAAAAAGAGACTCTTCCACTCTCTGATGGCCTCCAGGGAAGAATATGTGGTAGTGAGttattctgtcttctttttgaaaTGGGAGGGGAAACCTTTCATCATTTTGGCGTGTCAGTATCTAGGGATTATCCAGGCTGGTCCCAGCTCAGGAACTTTaatataatctttaaaatgttGGGTATGTAAAGAAAGGTAGGGTAGCAAGTTGATCACTCTCCTCTGCCGTTTGTCTTCATTTGGGGCATGCTAGGGGCATGGCTCTGCTTTATTGGCTTCTTGGGGTTGCAGCTGTTACTTTACAAATGTAAGCACTTGCTAAAAAGCATTTGTGGGTACTAGAAGAGGtgtttgcatttctataataTACCTTATTTCCACCACTGTAAATTAATGGCATATGACATAGTATAGAATTCAGTTCTACATGGCTTACTATTGCTATATTTAATGCTGTACTTACTAACTTGGCTGGCTAATAAGTGTTTTGACCTGGTTCTGACCCAACACAGGTTCATTCTCTGAGAAATAGTGCTTAATTTTTCTGAGTACTGGGAGGCAGTGATTAGTTGCTGCAAAAATCCCATGGAGTATACAAATGTGCCACAGGGGAAAATTGTAACCCTCAGTGGCAAAAGggttaattaaaatatgtaagaaatggatttattttttttctttttattcaattcTCTTTACTTTAGGCCAAAATGAATCTGGAGTTGCTGTCCataatgggagaatatatttagTTGGTGGATATTCAATTTGGACAAATGAGCCTCTGGCTTGTATCCAGGTGAGTGGTAGAAGCTCCTTTTGAAGTTTGTTCAAGTGGTTCAGCGAGGTTACATTTTGCAATGCTGCTACTGAAGAAAGAGATATTTATGTTTAGAAAGAGGCTTAACATCCCTTTTTTTGTGCAACTAGTTCAGCCACTAAACTTCATACTGTATCCTAAAAATGATGCCTAAATAAATTATTGAgccctattaaaaataaaaatggggatgaattttgaaaaatatatataatatatattggaAACTGGGAAACCGGGATAGCTTTCCCTttctcataaataaaaaaattctaaaaatctttGGCAATAGTTCCTTCACATCCCCCAAGCTTTACAAATacttcctttccacaccattgcCTTATTTTCTATATTACAGTTCATTCATTCCCACAAATGCCACCTACAAGGGTGTTCTTCCTCCATGGCAGAGGCTGTGAGCAGTAGTGGTTTATGACTGGTCTGATAGGGACAGCCTCTGTCCCAAAGAATAGCCCTGGTGTATCAGCATATGAGCAGCCCAGGCTGGGCAGGTTGCCAGCTGGGCCTTTCAGAAGAGCAATAGCCCTCATTGATAGACACATTCATAGTATTAttcctattattattttacagttattaCCATAGTTTTCTCTTTTACATGTTCTCTGATAAAATATTGACATGTATTAGCCCTGACCTTTCTTCCTGACCTCCAGAAAAGTATATCCTTATAACTACTTTTATTATCTAATCGCATCTTTATGGGAAGATTTTTAACAACTGCATCAATATCTTTAATAGTTGCAGAACTgttcaacatttttatttctttttcagtcaCATCTCATAAAGTACATATATTTTCAAGAAACTTCCATGTTGTCTAAGTTTTCAAAATTGCTAGCATATAGTTCTTGTGTTATCCTTAGTTATATCTCCCTTTACATTCATAATATTGTCTCTTCTTCTCTTGATTTGTCTTGACAGAGGTTTGTCTGGGGAATTTAAAGTACTTCTGTTATTCATATAGGTGAAGTTAAAAAAGTCAAGGGTAAGGTACATatggaaaatataattaacaaGCTTGTCTGAATGGATATGAgttctgattgagcagttggaaagACTATATTTTTCTTGGCATACATGGAACATTTACAAAAACCAGTCATGTACTAGGGTTAGGGTTAAGAAAActttagttaaaaaaattaagtattggTTAGTATTATGTATCTCTAATACAATGCAATTAAGTTAGAACttaacaaaaaaaaccctacataACTGGAAATAATAAAACACATTGCTATATAAcatgggttaaagaagaaatcataatggAACTCAAAAAAATTCCCAGAACTgtgataataaaaacaatatacaGCAAAGCATGTGAGATATAGCTTCATAAGTTAGAAAATGAACCAAAAAGTAATCTCAAAGAAAGTAGAAGAGGAGAGATGATAAAGatgagagaaaattaataaactggGAAACAATAGTACAGGAGAAAAGAATTATCAAAGCCACACACACATGAAGAGCCACATAAGACTTTAAGGGAGTTCACTGAAGGCTGCCTTGTACTGGTTTTAGTTAGTTAATGGAAAGCTGCCTTGGACTAGAGCTTCGTCCTGTCTTTCGGATAACAACAAATGAGCAAACTTTTCTCTCAAAGAGTGCTTCTAGTCTTGATCCAAGCATGTATTTTGTAGTCCTTCATAGTCTtttaggtttctttttattttttgcttttcagaaTTGGTAGAACTTAGAACTGGGCAACAGTTCTGTATAGTGCTGGAACACTGTTTTTTAAGTGGCTTTGGGACCCTTCATTTGATCACTTGCACAATAGAAGTAAGTTTGGGTTTATcatgaaataaaattgtaaattttaaatacatttatgagCATATTTCTACTAATTTTAGTATCCGATTAGCTCAAGGAATAGAAAATGAGTGGAAATCGTAACATaatgaggaaataaagaaaatactgtaCATATCAAGTTTAGGAGACCAGAGTGCTGCCATAGTGCACCCTTTTTCCACATCTCATATTTTGTTAACAGTTGTGAATGTTAGCTTGTAAGACAtagaaacttaaataaaaaaaacttcGTAGTcacataatttgttttttgtcaccaaagaatttttctgtaaattatcaCTAATCATATACACTAATTAATTGCTAATGACATTTGGCTGTTTTCAAACAAATCTATCCACAAGAAATGAAGAGGTAAACAAGTACATATTTTAAACCACTGAGGATATTTGAGAGTATCCTCAGGATTATGGTGATTATCAAAGGggattcaattattttttaagtcaatACCTGTATTAGTGGAATAAGTTTCACCTCTGAGATTGTAcaataatatattctaatatatttgcttttaaataaaagtcAGCATGATGGATATTTCTGTGTTCCAGTAGCCATTTTGATGAACAGAATCAATCCTTTGGCAAATACTGTGTTTATTCCTTTGGCTAGCACACTGGTCCTACAAAGCACAGACaaatttgttaatctttttttttttttttttcccctgagagtgtcttgctctgtcgcccaggctggagtgcagtggcgcaatcttggcttactgcaacttctgcctcctgggttcaagtcattctcctgcctcagcctcctgagtaactgggatttcaggcgtgcgccaccatgcccagctaattttttgtattttttagtagagatggggtttcaccatgctggccaggctggtctcaaactcctgaaccacccgcctccgcctcccaaagtgctgggattacaggtgtgagccactgcacctggccgatttGTTATTAAGAGCCTTTACTATTAATAGGTAATAAGTATCCCTATAAGCATATGGATTATCACTTAAAGAGATGTTTGAAATAGAGGTATTCATGGATAGTGACATGTATCTTTCATTTTAGTTAATGACAGCTGGTTATAGGCTATATTATCATTCATTCTGAACTAAAGCTCCATTTTTTTATGTTATGGATGACTATAGAACAATTTGTTTCAATACACTAACAGTAATAAATTGATGGTTGGAGAGAATAGCTACATGTTCAAAAGTAGGCCACTTCTTTACTACTTAAAGAACATCCAATAGAGGCAAGATGATGGGAGACTGGAATAGTATTTATGAGAAAATGCTTAACAGTGGAAATTCCTAAGTATGTCAGTAGGTTGAGAAGTACAGAAGCATGGTGGGGAAAAATCATATgcatactaaaaatataaaggtttaaattttttgtgtCATCAATCACAAATCTATATAATATTTGATCCAAGATTAATCCACAAATCATTAATCCAAGAGCATGGCTGATTAATGGAAGTCATACTTAAATAGTTCTGAGATTGTTCTATTAACATTTGGaagtactaatttttttttgcccttGAAAGTACCAGCCAATAACTTCTCATTGAACTGTCCCTTCTGGACCCTAATCCAAGCTCATTTAACTGTGATTTGTAGGATTCAACCACAGTGGGATGAAGCATGTCCAATGTTGAAAAAGCATACTTTATTTCCTGCTACTACTCTGATTTAGCACAGACTATTTATCCATCAGAACAACAACCCAAACAGGAGAAAAGCAGAGATACTCTTAGATTGAGATTTGGACTCGTTAGTAATAAACACTCATGGAAAATACTGGAAATAGATTACTGATGAAAATGAAGGTGTTCTTGTTTATTTAGTGGATGTGTAAACTAATGTCTATCACAGAGGTTTGACTCTAATCTTGTGTGCCATAGATGACAAGTGGCACATAAAAGAGCAGCTGTGTAAGTGTGCAAGTGATTAGTCTGTGTTTCTAGATCACCTCTACTGTTCTCTTCAtttactattatttctttttggcTGGAGGATACAGTGCCAGCTTGGCACCACATTCTCCCAAACGCCTTCTTTCAGCCAGTTTACAGGGGAGTGTTTTGGAGAAAAACTGCCAAtgcttccttttcccttctcaGATTAAATACATTACATCTGCTTAACATATGCAGTCTCTGTTGGCCCAGGAAACCAGACAAAAGCTCTCTGGATGATTATCTCATTAGTATTTTGccttctaaaaatgttttcagtCAGGAGGGAGGGCACAAAATCCTTGCTCTTTCTGGGTTGCATCTTGAGCTCAAATACTGGCTCCACCACTTGCCGTGTGATCCTGAGAAAGTCACTTAATTTTTTCTGGTAtcaattttcttctctgtaaattGAAGACAATACTTAACCTTATAGAGTTGTGGTAAATACTAAATGACCTCTgatttactttttgtatttaatGAAATACTAGCCAAAACCCCACCGGGGTTTTCCCTTTTCTCATGGGGCGAAGTAGTGATACTTGTCAAACTGATCTTGAAAGATTCTCTAGGAAAGTAAATGAGTAAgaataatcaagaaaattttgaaaataaatgaggaGTCTTGCCTTACTTAGTCAAAAACGTGACACTGAAAGAAAATACATCAATTaacaaaagaacagagaaaacgTTTGTATTTAGTATATGAGTTATTTTAAATTAGTAGTGACAGGGTATATTGTTCAATAAAGAGATTGGGACATCTAATCTCCACTtaagtttgttctttcttttattctaggACTTAGTAATTTCCTCCTTTGTGAAACATGGATTCCCAAATTTCAAGGGCCCATTTCCTGTAAAATAATGCGTTATTGCagttaaagtctttttttttttttttttctccagacggagtatcactctgtcgcccatgctggagtgcagtggtgcgatcttggcccactgcaagctctgcctcccaggttcaagccattctcctgcctcagcctcccgagtagctgggactataggcacccgccaccacgcctggcttttttttgtatttttagtagagacagggtttcaccatgttagccaggatggtctcgatctcccggactcgtgatccacccacctcggactcccgaagtcctgagattacaggcatgagccaccgcgcccagcctattgcAGTTAAAGTCTTAAGATTTATCCACACAGGTGATAGATGAAGGCATGAGAGTGGACTAGATCATTAAAGACGGGTACTAAGAGGTCTGTGATTGAAATATTGGGAAACACCTACGTCCAGGATGCAGATGAAGGAAAAGGGAGTCAAGGTGGACTGCAATATGACAATGTCAATaacaaactttcatttttttaaaacactaaatCCAAGGGAGGCAAATGTTTAAATAGTTAGAGAAAAGTCAAATGAAAAGGGATTAAGATGATAACTGCAGACTTGAAAGAGCCTAATAGGTTTGACAAATGGGGTGAGAGCAGCTCTCCTGAAGAAAGAATTTTCCTGCTTCGAAGATTCAGCCAGGTTCAGTTAGGAGACAGCAGGCACTGACTAACAAAGAGGCTGTGCTATATAAgaagagagaggccaggcacagtggcttacacttataatcccagcacttcgggaggctgagatggaaggattgcttgagcccaggagtttgagaccagcctgtgcaacatggcgagagcccatcactacaaaaaatttacaaattagctaggcatggtggtgtgcacctgtggtcctggccactcaggagggtgaggcaggagggctgcttgagcccaagagatcaaggctacagtgagcaccactgcactccagcctaggtgacagagcaagaccctgtctcaaacaaacaaacaaagaaacaaaaaactccagCATGAACAGGAAAGAACTGGGGAAATACTTCCAGAATCGACTGAATGAATTTTGAATTTGCTA is a genomic window of Pongo pygmaeus isolate AG05252 chromosome 5, NHGRI_mPonPyg2-v2.0_pri, whole genome shotgun sequence containing:
- the KLHL32 gene encoding kelch-like protein 32 isoform X8; this translates as MVYEPNQNKWISRSPMLQRRVYHSMAAVQRKLYVLGGNDLDYNNDRILVRHIDSYNIDTDQWTRCNFNLLTGQNESGVAVHNGRIYLVGGYSIWTNEPLACIQVLDVSREGKEEVFYGPTLPFASNGIAACFLPAPYFTCPNLQTLQVPHHRIGTI